One Arachis hypogaea cultivar Tifrunner chromosome 2, arahy.Tifrunner.gnm2.J5K5, whole genome shotgun sequence genomic window, ttaaaaagttatttcctatgatgaaatccattccagaatctaacatatatattgatggaacaatgaacctataattttgaataaaaatttcaaccatctctgctttttggtcaattttatgtattgatttgtcagctattctaactcttaatggtttctttaattttttccaatcaagttttatatttgaactagcaaagcattgtgttgctccagaatctatgaaagcatttataaacttttctgttatttttatagtaataaatgtagcattattactcagtctctgagtctgtttccgagacatattcaaaaatatagtctaagttgtcatcagattcttctaatggtttcatgaaacaagacttagcaatttctatttgtttagtaagatcctttttatccttctttttcggacattcatttgcatagtgtccttcttcttggcaataccaacatttacaattttcttttttattcgggcaatagttatttctttgtcttttatttttattattattttcctttctaaaatatctcttttttctccagtttggatagtattttctttttctaaattgatattttctttttctttgaaaatttttattaagaccatatttttgaggtatctcctcattatcctgacagcaaattctaattatatttgcaaatctttttttgagttgcttcttgcatacaacgttcttttatttcctctcttattgcagaggttgctcctccaaaattattttcaattgttcctcgatttatttctcttataaatctttccattataaattcattagtaggatatggaagttttgttatatacatactaagataatgatttttatcttcttcttttaatttgtaataatgtattctatattcacatatataagactccacattacataaatcatatatctgaatattagctaaataattttttgcttcttgatattctttattatagacttcttgtttatgatctataatattttttccgaaaaattctttatacagaatcatcattatatataatatcttatcataagctgatgtttttgtttctaattctcctattatttgattttctattgatgtcatataatctcttatagttcctttagtatgaaaccctatgtaattccaaatgtctcttccagacaattcactaagttttggattagtaaaggcttctaataagaaggaattcaaccagttttcgaaaatttccttttcattctttttacagtctaagtcaagcattctttctccttccatttcctggattttaggaacgtatttcgatggtatttttgtatattttgaatctttatttataaaccctttttttaaagcataattatcaaaacatgtttcccatttaaattgagattgattatctttagatgttccagcttcattttttacttgtattggaattgctggtttttcgtcacttgaataatctaggatgtgttcttcattttctatattttcagaatttactaattcttattctatttgaaatccttgttccataatattattttcttgagccatttttaattgtttaaaaagcattgtaacttcttctaatttttcctcaatattcataattttagtggtggttttacttttaaatctgttatgttgattatattttgaaatttttcttctttaggattctctttttccttatttctttgaaattttatggatactaatatttcttcaagcatatctactatagaatttaattgtgggttaaaagtatgataaagatgtggggaatcatttccatggtaacatttcttagaaattccgtgtgaaaagtaagttttttcaggtttttgaagtccttcaataaaacttatagtaaaataaagattttgagaaaaatcattttgtattgattttaagaattcggtgtcattacagttaacattagttaaaatcattaatttttgatctattaattttgataacttaattatttcttctcttaaatcttctaatttacttttttccattaggtgacgcttttctttgtgaagagttacaGTTTAAAGTGTAACTTTAGAAAGTGTGGTGTAAGCAAATCTTTAAATTTGTtatttgtacttttttttatCTGAAGTTATGATGTGCTTTCGTGATTCTTCTACGTGAATTATTTttcagaaaataataaaaaaaattttaccaaaaaattcgttaaattattatattttatatattatatatttttattataaaaaattacaataaaaaaatttatatttattattgataaaagataatttaaataaCATTGTTAAAAGTTTTATTTATAGCTCAATCTAAATAAACAGAATATAACTATTTTATGTTTTGCGActgaaatgaaaaaaagaaaaataaaaaatatattttttggtggAGATTTTAAACTTTGCTTGTaaattttcttgaatttttacaCGATTTTgacaattttttcaaaaatttcgagaGTTGTTTTAATTTTCATGGGGTTCAAACCTTTGTCTTCTACGAAAAAAATGTCCTTTATCGTCACCGAATTATCGTACTTCTTACCaatatatatgtaaattataatatatatatatatagacatttTTCATCAAAtagttttctatttaatttattttaattttagttataaatttactcatttttaaattaattatatttttatttatcaataattataaactcattattttttttcataattatataatatctattattattattattatttaataaatacttatagtatataatagtataatggatataaactaattaataaattataaaaatttgaaattaataggtattttaatataaaaatatttatgatataaTAAAGGGTAAAAAATCCAAATGAGCCAAGGGGAGTTCACTTTAACCGAAATCAGCCAAATCAAAGTTTGATACCTCAATCTACCAGAActcatttttatataattcgaatcaataggaTTCGAATTAGATTTTCACGTAATTCGAGTTgaatcaattcgaattactttCAAGCTATGTTCCaaggtaattcgaatcaataagaATCGAATTATGATGCAAAAATCCTTAGTAATTTGAAACGAGTAGGTTCGAATTATAATAGTGTagttcaaaataaatcaattcgaattacattGAGAAGGATACATGAGTGGGGTTcaaatcatattgattcgaattagttgGGCTTGGTGAACATAAGTAATTCGAAtctacttgattcgaattacaagggtttcggctatataaggagttcgaaccaaGTTCATTCGAATCACTTTGTCATTctcataccccaccaaatcccagagaaaacgaccaaCATTCGGGCCGAGTAAGACAAGAGAGGCATATTTAGgggatgggggacgatccggggaggctttatcgtttggatggagttgCTCATATCGCCGAggtgatcaacgacgaggttagtggttTATGATGTTGCGTTGTTGATAGtgttttttgttagtggtttatggTAGTGATTGATGAAAGTAGTTTATGATAGTGGTATTTGATAATGGTTTTTTGTAATGGTTTATGTTACATTTagtggtttaggatagtggtGTAGGCaagtggtttttgttaatggttttttataGCGGTTTATGTTAGTGTTAGCGGTTTAAGGTAGTGGTTTAGGccagtggtttttgttagtggtttttttattgtgttttgttagcggtttttgttaatggtttttggaTAGTGGTTTTAGTGACGGTTAGCGGTTTAAGGTTGTGGTTTATGATAGAGGTGTATGCTAGTGGTTTTTGTTAACGGTTTTACGTGTTAGTGATTGTTgtatttgttaatggtttttgcaCGTGGTTCATGTTAGCGGTTTGTGTATACAATGTTGGTTGCCTGTTTCATATATGTTGTGTTGCACGATTTATTTTTTGGTTCTTTACGAAATAAATTGTATATGTTAGTGGTTTGTGGATCTGTTCTAATTATGCGGTTTATGTACTGGCCAGCCTCGTCGTTGCATATCCAGCGTTAGGCGGCAGCAGGGGATGCGTCTTGATGAGaggtacgttccgtacttgcagatggccggattGTACCATCTTGTGAGACTGAACGACAGATGGTTCTGACTAGACGAGCCCCTAGTCAGCGCATTCGTCGAGAGGTGGCGGCctgagacgcacaccttccaCATGCCGTTCGGGGAGTGCACCATCACGCTTCAGGACGTTGCATACCAGCTGGGGTTGCCAGTGGACGGACATTACGTCAGTGGTTGCCTGACGGACTTCCACCTGTACATTGAGGGTGGGAGGCCAGCTTGGCAGTGGTTTCATGAGTTGCTCGGTGTTTTACCTCCCGAGAACCAGGTTCAGAAATTCGCAGTCAACTGCACCTGGTTCCAGGAGACATTTGGAGAGTGTCCCGACGGGGCTGATGAGGAGACAGTTAGGCGCTTTGCCcgtgcctatatcatgatgttattgggcacgcagctgtttgccgacaagtccggcaaTCGTATACACATCAGATGGCTACCCTTTGTTGCTcggcttgaggagatgggtggCTACAGTTGGGGGTCGGCGGCACTagcatggttgtaccggtgcatgtgccgagtcgCCAACAGACATGTCGTGAAGTTAGCTGGGCCTTTACAGTTACTGCAGTCTTGGATCTTCTGGAGGTTTCCTTCATTTAGGCCTACTGGGTATGATGAGATTAGCTGGCCCCTTTCCTCGAGGTACCGTTATTGTTTTCTGCTATGTAtcattattgtatttattttcgaTTATGGAAGCAATTTCATGCATTGTAGAGTGAGTGATGAATGCAGTAGAAAGTTTAACCTCTTTTGCAGATGGTCTGGTTACAATCCTGAGATTAGCAATAAGGGACCTCGGGTACAGATGGCTCGCCTGAAGATCGACTTGTTACAGCCTCGGGATGTAAGTACGCTGAAACCATATGTAGCTCTAGTCGTTGTTTCAGTTTATATTGTCTAACAGAAGTGTTAAATTGTTATTGATTGCTTTTTTCAGTTCATATGGATGCCGTATAGCGCACTCGACGTCATCCAGGTTGTCCATCCGGAGGTCTTGGAGTCGCGGCATACGATGTTATGGCGGTGTGTGACGTCGTTGATTTATTTTGCGGTGGTCGAGTGGCATCAGGTTGATAGAGTTTTACCGCAGTTTGGCGGCGTtcagccccccccccccccgcgtcCCGCTTTGAACATCGACTTCTTGATGTCGAAGGACGGGAGAGGAGGTGACCGTTGGTTCCCGGCGCACTTAGCTGACTAGCATCTTCACTGGCAGGAGCGTGCGGAGCACATTTTACAGTTCGACATCGTGCCCGACTCTGGTCCCTCGCATGATTTCTTGACATGGTGGCATCAGCACGGAAAGAGGTTCCTGTCGCCGGAGATGTTATTGGGGGATCCGAGAGGTATTCCTATTCCGGATGAGGCGACGCAGAGGCGTGCAGGCCGAGTTCCAGATATGG contains:
- the LOC140177523 gene encoding protein MAIN-LIKE 1-like → MPFGECTITLQDVAYQLGLPVDGHYVSGCLTDFHLYIEGGRPAWQWFHELLGVLPPENQVQKFAVNCTWFQETFGECPDGADEETLFADKSGNRIHIRWLPFVARLEEMGGYSWGSAALAWLYRCMCRVANRHVVKLAGPLQLLQSWIFWRFPSFRPTGYDEISWPLSSRWSGYNPEISNKGPRVQMARLKIDLLQPRDFIWMPYSALDVIQVVHPEVLESRHTMLWRCVTSLIYFAVVEWHQVDRVLPQFGGVQPPPPPRPALNIDFLMSKDGRGGDRWFPAHLAD